ATTATTCGTAACATTTGACCAAAAATACTGCTATACTTGTTCACGGGATGCCTCCTTCAGGTGGTTGTTTTGTTGTTGCAAATAAATCAATTCTACCTGTTGGAGCTCCCTTCCCTTAAAACCTATTTTGGACAGATATGGCCTTGACCATCTTTTTTATGCAAAGTATATCCGCTTAACGGACATGGGCAATTTGACCAAGAGGGTTCTTACGGCAGTCTTTGGAGTTCCTCTCCTCCTTTTTATTTTCCATATAGGCGGAATCCCTTTTCTCCTTCTTATACTGGCCATTATTCTCGCAGGTCAGGTCGAGCTTCACAAGCTTCTCAAGGAAAAGGGTGTCTCGTATCAGCCGATGCTGGCTTTCCTGTCCGGTGTAGCTCTGGGCATGGCTGCTTTCTTTGGATATATACCTCTTCTTGCCATCTTCACAATCGTGACGGCGCTGGCTTTTATTTTGCGGCTAGGTAAGGGGGACTTGTCCGGGTCCATCTCAGAAATAGGCGCCACACTTTTTCCAGTAGTTTACCTGGGATGGTTTCTCAGCCATTCCATCCTGCTAAGGAACATAGACCAAACCCCGGCCCTTAAAACCTACGCCGAAACGGTGCAGGGGCTCGGGGACCCCGGGTTTTTCTACGTCGTCCTGGTCGTCGCCTGTACATTTTTGAACGATACCGGGGCATACTTCGTGGGGAGATGGAAGGGAAGGAGAAAGCTAACCCCGGTGCTGAGCCCCGGAAAGACGGTTGAGGGAACCGTAGGCGGGTTGGTTTTGTCGATTATTACCGGAGAGGTGGTAAACCTTATTTTTAAGTCCCCGCTCGAGTTCTACTGGGCGTTTTTCTTCGGTTTTATAGTCGGGGTCATAGCCGTATTCGGTGATCTTGTAGAATCCATGCTCAAGAGGAGTGTGGGGATAAAAGACTCAGGCGGGATACTTCCCGGGCACGGAGGGGTGCTCGACCGGTTTGACAGCCTTATACTG
The Thermodesulfobacteriota bacterium DNA segment above includes these coding regions:
- a CDS encoding phosphatidate cytidylyltransferase, producing the protein MGNLTKRVLTAVFGVPLLLFIFHIGGIPFLLLILAIILAGQVELHKLLKEKGVSYQPMLAFLSGVALGMAAFFGYIPLLAIFTIVTALAFILRLGKGDLSGSISEIGATLFPVVYLGWFLSHSILLRNIDQTPALKTYAETVQGLGDPGFFYVVLVVACTFLNDTGAYFVGRWKGRRKLTPVLSPGKTVEGTVGGLVLSIITGEVVNLIFKSPLEFYWAFFFGFIVGVIAVFGDLVESMLKRSVGIKDSGGILPGHGGVLDRFDSLILVFPISYYVVLFYYWLKGVFLI